The Syngnathus scovelli strain Florida chromosome 11, RoL_Ssco_1.2, whole genome shotgun sequence region CCCGATCAGAATGCTCGCACTGCACAGCAGAGAGGAAGAAGCAAATTGTCTTGTGGCCAACGACTGATTCAGAAAGGAAAAAATCCCTCACATAAGGAAGAATCATTTCTATTATTTTGCCATTAGACGTGGCAGGTGATCAATCATGACTTGCTTTGGATTTTCTATGACCACATCCTATTAATGAAAAAATCATGACCTCACTGTGTATCATGAAGAAGTAATATTAGTGATGATATCTCCCATATCTATATGGCCAAttgtaaaacaacaacaacgtggTTTGGTTGTGTACACCAGGATGGTCTACTCTAGTACAACACAAAACTAGCTAAACAGTTTGCATGACCTCTTAAGCTCTTTAGCAGAATGAAGCAGCCTCTTCCTGTTGTCTTGTTTACCTACCACACTGCAAGAATGGTTTGATTCACATTGGTGGATCACGAGCTAAATCATTCCATGTCAGCAAAACACTAAATGCTTCTAATTCAGCATTCTCGAAATTACCCATAATCCACGCTCAGCCTTTTCTATCTCCGCATGATGTTAACTGGCTGGGTTCACAGAAGGAAAAAAACTATAAAACAAATTGGACCACCTATCTACAAGCCCTCTGTGAATTATGCTGTATGCAAAGATAACAGAATTTATAGCTTTGTGATCTTATCCAACGATGAAAATAAATCCCCTGCATGGGTCTCTGGGTTAtcgtaaacaaaaataaaagtttcCGGTCATCAGATTCCTCCCGATGACATAACACAGCCGCTTAGTTTCTTGAATTCCAGGAACATCTGAGGCTCTTTAAGTCCGACAAGTTAACATGCACTCGCTGGTGTTTATATTAATTGTGCTCAGACCTCACTATTTCCACTCTCACAAAGGAAGCATTTGTCCATTAGTTTAGAGACAAAATCCACAACTGGCCTGATACCAAATTGCCTTTAAATGCAGTAATGCTCGTGTAAAAACTTAAAACGTGACATCGTCACTACACACATGCAGACCACATCTGTGCCAAATTGCTGAGACCATACCCAAGGTATTAATAAAGAGTTATGTCATGATCCTGATGATGCATTAACTCATAAGAGTATTTTCACCTTTTTATGGGCACTTTTCCTTCGTCTCATTTACCCATTATTCTTCTCAaattaaaatgtggaaaaacattTGTAAGGAGGTTAATGACTTGCTTTTGGGACCGACAACAGCACTCACAGACAGACGTGCATGTCTGTTTTCAATCACGGTGGACTGGAATCTGGagttgcgcgtgtgcgtgtgcgtcggTGCGCGCGCGAGCAGAAAGGGCGCACGTGTGTGCACAAGAGGACACATGTACATTTAGTTGCTAATTGTAAattatacaaaaaaatatttaaattcgtCACAAGTAATGAATGAACAAAGTGGAATTTGCTGTAgaggacaaaacaaaaaacattcacaaCCGGATTAAATGAAACCTGTTAACTTtccaaattatttaaaaaaacaaaaacagagaaGTGTTTAATTTTTATCCAAGTGACAAAATATTAAAACTAACCTGGATGAGTTATTGCTGAAGAACTCCACGGAATAGCCAAAATAACTTCCCGGTGGTCCGGTAAAAACGATGCACTTCTCTGTGTCCAGATTAAAAGCCTCGCAAAATTGGGTCAGAATCATAAACACCGCAGATACTATCAGCAGGGCGATCGGACCTTTCCCCCTTGACCGCGTAAGTGGATGTCCAGAAAAGGTGTCCATCTCTCCTTTTGTGCGTCTCGTCTTTCATTGAGTAGCTGTAGCGCAAAACACATCATCCGTGCTGATCTCTTCGTAGGTCAGTTTGGCTCTGACCATAAATTAATGTCGAGGGTGCTTCTTGCCGCTCTATCAGACACCGTGCAATGATCCAGAGAGGGAATGGTGAAATGTGGAGAACAAGAAAGTCAAAGAGGGCAGGACAACCTCATTTGGGGTGGAGCTTTTCAATGGTACCGGGCTATATTTAATAAGtccaagttttattttttttcttttccccctcaTAAAGGCAAATGATTTCACAAAACATGCCTGTTTGACAATATTAAACTTAATCAAGCAATATTGCTAAATCTGGCAAAGTAACTGTTTCCATTTTTGCATATGCAAAAGTAATTTAATAATGTTTACAATATTGTAAACATGATCAAAATACTTTGGAATATGCTAAGTTACTGCAAAAGAAGTGACCGTTCTGCTGTTTGGAATTTTTCAAAAGTCATTGTTATTTACAGGGGtgtgtatgaaaaaaaacgatgACTTCAGTTTAGAGAGCTGGAAAAGCACAGCAACCACATACTTAAGGTCTTGGCAGAGACCTTGGTGAGTAAACCTGGAAAACCCAGAGGCATCCATCTATCTGCAGGTTTATCTCATCCTCTTAGAGCTCAAGGTGTAGTCTTGCTGATTGACAGGCGACgagtggtgtgtgcgtgcgtgcgagttgTGACTCATACATTACTTGCAAGGCATCACAACTTTCTAACAAAGAAAGTATTTCCGACTTCAATATATACAACTAACTTGCTGAAACATGTATGTCCATAAACTGTGTACGATTTATTTCAATATATCATAATGAATCATTGGTAATAAAATTCCTCACACGCTAGCCTCGGGTACAAATTCTGCATTTCTGAACTACACTAGACAGCTAGGACATTTAATCTTTGTTGCCCTCTTCTGGCACAATTCTAAATTGCAGTACGGCTCAGAGTTTTCAGGAATAAATCATCCAAGCCCATGACAGTGACTTGATTTAAGATAACTGAAAAGGAAAATCACGGAGGAGTTGTTTGTCAATCGTATTACTCAACACTCTCATTCGATTACATTTGCTAGAAATCCAATTTGCAACTTTGCCACGATAaatgaaaagttgaaatgtCATTAAAGTTGTGTGAGTGCAACTAATCTAGTAAACACTTTACAGCAATTATCATGACCGGAGCCGTTATCTCCGGAATTGGGTTGCGGTTGCAGGAGTGAAAATAACTTAACACAGATGTCTCTGTCTGGCAATACAAACTCCTCCTGTGGGACCCCCCAAGCATTCCCCGGCCAGAGGAGTAACTTAATCCCCGCAGTGTGTCCCGATTCCAGAACCCTTGCAGTTGGTATCGGGGCACACGCTTAGAAATATTGTCTGGCTAAACATTCATCCATACCTTTGATGCTCGTTTTATACGAATGATCATCAGACTTGTCTTGCAGTTCTTGATTTTCCTAGTTTTGCTTTGTGAGGGCAGaatttgaaatttattttttactggATGTCATTTGATTGTTCAGATGGTCGCCCAACCCAAACACTAGCAACTATCAAATGAGGCAAGCTTTCTCAAATTTGATCTTTATTGGCAAATATTATgaactgcattaaaaaaaaaagtttcacagtgtttcatgagaataaaaatacaaacacgAAAATGTTAGCTTTAGTTATCCAAACGGCTTCACAACATTTTGTTGCACAACACCAAAACATGCAAGTATTCACAAAGGACTTGAATTTGTTTGTGCAGCTTCCACACCCAAAACAATTTggaacatttgtacacacacgcGTGTGAGTCACCAACTCCTCATGGGAGGAAGGCGAGTGAATGTTGCGTCAATCCGCCTAAACGGGCCCAATGAGGTCTTCTGAGAAAGTCCCGGCATGATTTTCGGAATCACTGTGCAGTTTCCAGCTCTCCTCCCGGACTCCTCTCAACAGACCTTCCTGTTGCAACACACAAACATCATAAATTAAACACAGAAGGACAGAAATtaagaaacaaaacaatgaaaaaactTTGCAGTGTATTTCTTTTGACAGTGAAGGGGAGAAGAactcatttacaaaaaaaacctgaaacAGACCTGCTGGGTGTCGGCCAACACTAGGATTATTTCTCCTTGTTCAAACTGGAGCTGGCCACTTTCAGACGCTGCCTGGCTCTTTAGCGCCACCCCCTGGTGTGAAACATCAATCAACATTCAGGATTGCCAAACTTCTTTAAGCAATGTTGCCATTCTCCAAAAGAAATGTTGCACAGGTTGAAACGGAGTACTGAATTTCCGAAACATTTCTTCTGGTGGAATTATTAAACAACTTTAGTGGTGACTGGTGAATAGTAAGCATGCCCGCTTACCTTGTAAAGAAAGCCAGGAGGATTGTGGCTATCGCAGTTATCGCCGGCCGGCTTCTTGACGTCAGATTCTTCTTCCTTCTTGTGTTCCTCCTCTTTCTCAGACTGGGAAGATCCACGAGGGGCAGGAACCGGAGCCATTTTGGCTTCTTTTGCTGTCGCTTGACTTGCATTGTCCTCCTGCTCATGAATGAGTGGCGCATCATTATCAAAGGCTGGCTCTTCACTGGCAACATCAAATTTCGGGACGGCAGAGTCATCCGACTGATTAGCAGGTAGCTCGGCTTCTAGCTCCACCGCCTCGAGACCTTCGCTTGTCGTGCTGCGGTCGCTGGGCTCGCTGACGCACGACGACTGCCTGCTGGGTGTATTGGTACCGCAGGAGCTTAGGTCCTCCGAGTCTGAGGAAACCCCACTTTTGGTAGCCGTGACAGCATCCCCTACTATACTCGTTTCACCCGGGTTGCTTTGCGGCCCAGGAGAGGAGGGTAGGTCATTTTTCCCATTTTCGGAATGGAGGGACACGTGATCGGATGGGAACGCTGTGTTACATGGGACCGGGTTGGAGATGACCAAGGACCGCTTCTTCTTTGACTTTGCTGTAGTGCTGTGCAAAGATAAAGAATACTTCATAAGGGACTTTGAGgactatttttttatatattataaatatatatttatatattgctATTTTATTTAACATTATTTATATGTTATACATATTATTCAATATGTTACCTGCTGCTCAGACCCTTTACGATGAAAGCTTTTCCAGAGTGCTGATCTTCTAACTTCTTCATCACATTGTACAACTCACGGTTGAGCTGCATATGGCCAAAATCATAAAATGTgttgaaaaacaacaacttttgaCTCAATGTTGATGAACTACAGAGAAAAAGTGCCTTTCCTTACCACACTCATTTCTTTATAAAAGACATCTCTCAGATTTGATGCGTTTTGGAACACCGTCACGTAGCAACCGATGCGGCTGTAGACAAACAAATACACTCTCTGAAAGCCTTGGATGAATTTATATTCTGTTTTCGTTCACATTGTAAGTGGTCAATCGTACCTCTGATAGAGAAGAGGCAGCTCCTCCCTCAGCTCATTATTGATCTCTTCAAAGACATTCTGAGATTTGTTGAACTCCTCCTCTGCCTATTAAAACAGGAGATAAGATATGATGGATGTGCAATTGTCATCAAAATGCCTACTTGACACTACCTTGGCAATTTTAACATCATCCTTTTTCTTGGCACTCTGCAGCGCCTCCAGGTGGTGACGCGCTGAATCGTAGTCCACCAGCTTTCGACCGCGTTTCGCCACTCTTTCCTAAAACACACATGCTCAAgccgttttgtatcattttaacGGAGTCAAGGCCAAAATGTTCATTTTGTATACgagcacagacaaaaaaaaatggatacctTAACCTCTGGAAACTGGTTTGTATAGTTTTCCACGGTGCGCACAATCTGGTCATTCATTTTCTCCTCATAGTCATTCCACAGTAAATCTTCACTCTAAATCATGACGGATTCATTAAAAATTAGGAATATCAAATTATTGTGTAGGCTACATTTCCAATTGCAACAACTTTGACATATTAAAGGAACAGTACGAGTCAATACTACTCAAAAAAATACAAGACAATGAAAATACTTCGATGATGACAGCAAGGTCCTCCGCTCCGTTCCAGTCTGATTCATAAACCTCCTGCAAAGTCTGGGACAGCCGCTTCGACGTCTCGTGTACAGCTGCGGAAATGagaatgaatattagatcacgttGCCAGTTTTGCATCGGCGGCACTTGGAGCATTAATGTAGCATTGTTTTCAAAGTGTATGGCAACGTTACACCCACAACGAGAAGGTCAACACAACACTTGCTTCCTGACTCATATTGTTAATAGccaacaatacaaaaa contains the following coding sequences:
- the bin2b gene encoding bridging integrator 2b, with protein sequence MAENHKTGQNLQASAGILAKRVQRSLSRAQEKVLQKLGKTLETKDEHFEVCSQNLNKQQVHGIRLLKDVRAYYGAVKAVHETSKRLSQTLQEVYESDWNGAEDLAVIIESEDLLWNDYEEKMNDQIVRTVENYTNQFPEVKERVAKRGRKLVDYDSARHHLEALQSAKKKDDVKIAKAEEEFNKSQNVFEEINNELREELPLLYQSRIGCYVTVFQNASNLRDVFYKEMSVLNRELYNVMKKLEDQHSGKAFIVKGLSSSTTAKSKKKRSLVISNPVPCNTAFPSDHVSLHSENGKNDLPSSPGPQSNPGETSIVGDAVTATKSGVSSDSEDLSSCGTNTPSRQSSCVSEPSDRSTTSEGLEAVELEAELPANQSDDSAVPKFDVASEEPAFDNDAPLIHEQEDNASQATAKEAKMAPVPAPRGSSQSEKEEEHKKEEESDVKKPAGDNCDSHNPPGFLYKGVALKSQAASESGQLQFEQGEIILVLADTQQEGLLRGVREESWKLHSDSENHAGTFSEDLIGPV